The Tamandua tetradactyla isolate mTamTet1 chromosome 8, mTamTet1.pri, whole genome shotgun sequence genome includes a window with the following:
- the LOC143644989 gene encoding olfactory receptor 8B3-like, with amino-acid sequence MPQSRTGIGNGSLMNEFILVGLTDHPYLQIPLFFLFLSMFIFTVLGNLGFIILIGLCSHLHTPMYFFLFNLSFTDLCYSSVFTPKMLSNFLSEKNIISYQGCMAQLYFFCFFAISECYVLTSMAYDRYVAICNPLLYNAVMSPKVCSILMFGSYLMAFSGAMAHTGCMLRLTFCDANTIDHYFCDILPVLQLSCTSTFVNELVVFTVGGINIIVTCLTIFISYGFILSSILHINSTEGRSKAFGTCSSHTMAVSLFFGSTAFVYLQPSSSMSMNMRKTSSVLYTNVVPMMNPLIYSLRNKDVKLAVRKTLSRKILIRKGLWGGPRWLSR; translated from the coding sequence ATGCCACAGAGCAGAACTGGTATTGGAAATGGGTCTCTCATGAATGAATTCATTCTGGTTGGCCTAACAGACCACCCATATCTCCAAATCccacttttctttctgtttctgtcaaTGTTTATATTCACCGTGTTGGGAAACTTGGGCTTCATAATTCTAATCGGGCTGTGTTCCcaccttcacacccccatgtactttttcctctttaatttgtCTTTCACAGACCTCTGTTACTCTTCTGTTTTCACACCCAAAATGCTGAGCAACttcttatcagaaaaaaatattatctcCTACCAGGGGTGCATGGCACAGctctatttcttctgcttttttgcCATCTCTGAGTGCTATGTGCTGACCTCAATGGCCTATGATcgttatgtggccatctgtaatcCACTCTTGTATAATGCTGTCATGTCCCCTAAAGTGTGCTCTATACTTATGTTTGGTTCATACCTGATGGCATTTTCTGGTGCTATGGCTCACACTGGATGTATGCTGAGACTGACCTTCTGTGATGCCAACACCATCGACCATTATTTCTGTGACATCCTCCCAGTGCTCCAGCTCTCCTGCACAAGCACCTTTGTCAATGAGCTGGTGGTCTTCACTGTGGGGGGCATCAACATTATCGTGACCTGTCTCACTATCTTTATATCTTATGGTTTCATTCTCTCCAGCATCCTACACATCAACTCCACCGAAGGCAGGTCCAAAGCCTTCGGCACCTGCAGTTCCCATACAATGGctgtttctttgttctttggaTCAACTGCATTTGTGTATCTCCAGCCATCTTCTTCCATGTCTATGAATATGAGAAAAACCTCTTCTGTCCTTTACACCAATGTGGTTCCCATGATGAACCCCTTAATCTACAGCTTGAGGAACAAAGATGTTAAACTTGCTGTGAGAAAGACCCTGagtagaaaaattttaattagaaaggggctctggggcgggccacggtggctcagcaggtaa
- the LOC143643222 gene encoding olfactory receptor 8B8-like has protein sequence MAIGNASFVSEFILVGLTDNPDLQLLLFFLFLAMYTVTVFGNLGLVTLIGLNSHLHTPMYFFLLNLSFIDLCYSSVFTPKMLVDFISRKNIISFISCMIQLYFFCFFGISECYVLTSMAYDRYVAICNPLLYNIAMSPKVCVNLIFGSYLMAFSSAVAHMGNMLRLTFCDANTINHYFCDILPVFQLSCMSTFANKLVVFIVAGINITVPTLTIFISYGFIICSICRIHSTEGKSKAFSTCSSHIMAVSLFFGSGSFMYLNPSSARSTTEGKTSSVFYTNVLPMINPLIYSLRNKDVILAMKKSLKRGMF, from the coding sequence ATGGCTATTGGAAATGCCTCTTTCgtgtctgaattcattctggTGGGACTAACAGACAACCCAGATCTCCAACTCCTCCTGTTTTTCCTGTTTCTAGCAATGTATACGGTCACTGTGTTTGGAAACTTGGGCTTGGTAACTCTAATTGGGCTGAATTCCcaccttcacacccccatgtactttttcctccttAACTTGTCCTTCATAGACCTCTGTTATTCTTCTGTTTTTACTCCCAAGATGCTAGTTGACTTCATATCAAGAAAgaatattatctcctttatttcatgcATGATCCAGctctactttttctgtttttttggtatttcagAGTGCTACGTTCTCACCTCAATGGCCTATgatcgctatgtggccatctgtaatcCACTTTTGTATAACATTGCTATGTCCCCTAAAGTGTGTGTCAACCTTATTTTTGGTTCATATTTGATGGCATTTTCCAGTGCTGTGGCCCACATGGGAAACATGCTGAGACTGACCTTCTGTGATGCCAATACCATCAACCATTATTTCTGTGACATCCTACCTGTGTTCCAGCTCTCCTGCATGAGCACCTTTGCAAATAAACTGGTGGTCTTCATTGTGGCAGGTATCAACATCACTGTGCCCACTCTAACCATCTTTATCTCGTATGGTTTCATTATCTGCAGCATCTGTCGCATCCATTCCACTGAGGGCAAGTCCAAAGCCTTCAGCACCTGCAGCTCCCACATCATGGCTGTTTCTCTGTTCTTCGGATCAGGTTCATTTATGTATCTCAATCCATCTTCTGCCAGGTCTACAACTGAGGGTAAaacctcttctgtcttttatacCAATGTGCTTCCCATGATAAACCCCTTAATCTACAGCTTGAGGAATAAAGATGTAATACTTGCCATGAAGAAAAGCCTGAAAAGAGGAATGTTTTGA